GCCCGAGCCTCCACCAGACCCAGGGCGATTCACTCGGTCGGTGGGGTTGGGGCCGGTTCCTTCGCCGCCGTAGGGCGCCTTGTGCAGGGACCCGTCGAGGCTGACTTCGGAGAGGTCGAGACCGATGATCCGGTCGAACGCCGCCTTCGCTTGGGCTTCGAGGGCGTCGAACACACCGGCGTCGATCCACTCGTCGCGTCGCGCTCGAAGCGTGGTGTCCGACACCTGGTGGTCGAGGATGGCTTCGATGTCGACCCACGATGAGCCGGTCACGAGGCGGATCAGGATCCCCCGGAAGCAGACCCGATCAGGAACGCGGGGTCGGTGGCAACCCAACGGGTGGGTCTCGACGTGGGGTGGCAGGAGCGACTCGAGCGTTGTCCAGACGACCTCCACCACTTCGGGCTCCACCGCGCGCATGATGACCGGGACCTCCACCGTGTCGTCGTTGTTGGCTGCACCCGGGATCAAAACCGGGACAACCCGACGACCGGTGGATGGTCACCTATCCGCGCGACTCGCGCGGGTGCTTGAAGACATCCCCAGGACGCCCATGCGACAGGTCCAGGCGCACGGCGCCCCACGTCACGGGATGGGTGACCTCCGCCCAGATCGGCGGTTTGGGC
The genomic region above belongs to Acidimicrobiales bacterium and contains:
- a CDS encoding transposase; amino-acid sequence: MRAVEPEVVEVVWTTLESLLPPHVETHPLGCHRPRVPDRVCFRGILIRLVTGSSWVDIEAILDHQVSDTTLRARRDEWIDAGVFDALEAQAKAAFDRIIGLDLSEVSLDGSLHKAPYGGEGTGPNPTDRVNRPGSGGGSG